Proteins from one Lacrimispora sphenoides genomic window:
- a CDS encoding dicarboxylate/amino acid:cation symporter has product MKKMKLSMTVQIMIGMAAGLLLGICLGDKVKDIKLIGDIFLRLIQMSVVVMIMGAVTESVANLDPKELGRFGVKMLLWFLLTTVLAAAAGAALGQFFLPGKGLFLPASDQIVQTSDKGLYNIILDFLPSNIVQSMANSNMIQVIIFSVLFGASLGSCRVKKGSSQLMGVIKEFNEVILGIVHKVMNLAPLGIGALLAYTAGTTGIKVIMPLIRFLLIFGCGSLLYLVLIIIFASFYCKTNPFNVGKKLFNMTIVAFTTTSSAVTLPTKMEDSEKKLGVSKKVSGIVNPLGMTLNSNGLSMFLALACITVSQIYGIPLPMPQLVRVIVLSTLACLGTVAVPGGGLVALAIVIPALGLPMESIAFLSSIDWFSGMFRTILNVDIDALVAMMIAKDEKELDYGILNGNQ; this is encoded by the coding sequence ATGAAAAAAATGAAATTATCAATGACAGTGCAGATCATGATTGGAATGGCTGCGGGACTGCTGCTTGGAATCTGTCTGGGAGATAAGGTGAAGGATATCAAGTTGATTGGAGATATCTTCCTGCGTCTCATTCAAATGTCTGTCGTGGTAATGATCATGGGGGCGGTCACTGAATCGGTGGCTAATTTAGATCCTAAAGAATTGGGGAGATTTGGGGTAAAGATGCTGCTCTGGTTTCTGCTGACCACGGTACTGGCGGCAGCAGCAGGAGCAGCTTTGGGCCAATTCTTTTTGCCTGGAAAAGGACTTTTTCTCCCTGCCTCCGACCAGATTGTTCAGACGTCAGATAAAGGGCTTTATAACATCATTCTTGATTTTTTACCCAGCAATATCGTTCAATCTATGGCAAACTCCAATATGATCCAGGTAATTATATTCTCCGTATTATTCGGTGCATCTCTCGGATCCTGCCGCGTAAAAAAGGGAAGCAGCCAGCTTATGGGAGTCATAAAGGAATTTAATGAAGTAATATTGGGAATTGTACATAAGGTCATGAACCTGGCTCCTTTGGGGATCGGTGCCCTGTTAGCCTATACCGCGGGCACAACAGGTATTAAGGTCATTATGCCATTGATCAGGTTTCTCCTAATATTCGGGTGCGGCTCTCTCCTGTATCTGGTCCTCATCATCATATTTGCCTCCTTTTACTGTAAAACCAATCCGTTTAATGTTGGAAAAAAGCTGTTTAATATGACAATCGTAGCATTTACGACAACCTCTTCCGCAGTTACCCTTCCCACGAAAATGGAGGACAGTGAGAAGAAGCTGGGAGTCAGCAAGAAAGTATCAGGAATCGTAAATCCTCTTGGAATGACTTTGAACAGCAATGGCTTATCCATGTTTCTTGCCCTGGCATGTATTACGGTTTCGCAGATTTATGGGATTCCCCTTCCCATGCCCCAATTAGTACGTGTGATAGTTTTGTCAACGTTAGCCTGCCTGGGTACGGTGGCAGTGCCTGGAGGAGGCCTGGTGGCACTGGCTATTGTAATTCCTGCACTTGGGCTTCCAATGGAAAGCATTGCTTTCTTATCCAGCATAGACTGGTTTTCCGGGATGTTCCGCACCATATTGAATGTGGATATTGACGCCCTGGTTGCCATGATGATAGCAAAGGATGAAAAGGAACTGGATTACGGGATCTTAAACGGAAATCAATAA
- a CDS encoding MFS transporter has product MGDQSLAKQLPKDYWKTIVFTFCLGWVVIWIYRSMLSPIYSEIQGTVGQHSNTAMGLIASCYFFGYTSLQIPSGFLVDRFGQKKVLIPGFLLFAIGAFSIAMSRSLNTIYIGSVCAGIGCGTYYGAAFSLTAEHVPPEKKGIATAIVNSGSALGLILGMTGSSFIVKTLHMPWQTMVTISGSLIVLLVIWFAIAIKDRGRHHDIQKENKEKAQDAVSGSEKKVSLLSLNMISCYILYFSTCYAYYLIVTWLPKFLESERGITGGMIGLVVSMISVTAVPGALFFAGLSDKFRGKKALIIIGLELSAFVLVALSMSMPNALSLTIILLLYGFLGKMAVDPVLISYVSDRANKKNMATTLGLFNFFGMSSSIIAPAVTGFIIDKTGSGTAGFYIGALLLILGTILFLIFNARTFFSKAK; this is encoded by the coding sequence ATGGGAGATCAAAGTTTAGCAAAACAACTGCCAAAGGATTATTGGAAGACAATCGTATTTACCTTCTGTTTAGGCTGGGTAGTCATCTGGATCTACCGGTCCATGCTGTCGCCCATCTATTCGGAAATCCAGGGGACAGTCGGGCAGCACTCTAATACAGCAATGGGACTCATAGCAAGCTGTTATTTCTTTGGATATACGTCGTTACAGATACCATCTGGGTTCTTAGTAGACAGATTCGGACAGAAAAAGGTTCTCATACCGGGCTTTCTCCTCTTTGCTATAGGAGCCTTCAGCATTGCCATGTCAAGGTCCCTTAATACGATTTACATTGGCAGCGTTTGCGCTGGAATAGGCTGCGGAACGTATTACGGCGCCGCCTTTTCTTTAACAGCGGAACACGTGCCGCCTGAGAAAAAGGGGATTGCTACGGCGATTGTCAACAGCGGTTCTGCTCTGGGTCTAATCCTGGGAATGACAGGTTCCAGCTTTATCGTTAAGACCCTGCATATGCCCTGGCAGACAATGGTGACGATTTCAGGAAGCCTCATCGTACTTTTAGTTATCTGGTTCGCCATTGCGATCAAGGACAGGGGAAGGCACCATGACATTCAGAAAGAAAATAAAGAAAAAGCACAAGATGCAGTTTCAGGATCAGAGAAAAAGGTTTCTTTGCTTTCACTTAACATGATTTCCTGCTACATACTGTATTTTTCCACCTGTTATGCCTATTATCTGATCGTAACCTGGCTTCCCAAGTTTTTAGAGTCTGAGAGGGGGATCACCGGCGGAATGATTGGCCTTGTTGTTTCCATGATATCGGTTACGGCAGTACCGGGAGCGCTGTTCTTTGCAGGACTGTCCGATAAGTTCAGAGGAAAAAAGGCCCTGATCATCATTGGCTTAGAGCTTTCCGCATTTGTACTGGTGGCATTATCCATGTCAATGCCCAATGCGTTATCCCTGACCATCATTTTACTGCTGTATGGGTTCCTGGGTAAGATGGCCGTTGACCCTGTCCTCATATCCTATGTGTCAGACAGAGCCAATAAAAAGAACATGGCAACCACTTTGGGACTGTTTAACTTTTTCGGAATGTCCTCATCCATTATCGCACCGGCGGTAACAGGATTTATTATAGATAAAACCGGATCAGGCACCGCAGGCTTTTATATCGGAGCATTGCTGCTGATTTTAGGAACCATACTATTCCTTATATTTAATGCAAGGACATTTTTCAGTAAAGCAAAATAA
- the allE gene encoding (S)-ureidoglycine aminohydrolase translates to MSYLNHITGYREDILSSRSIVKRGNFALIEPDGLVKNVVPGFEQCAVTILASPKLGASFVDYLVTMEQGGGHPKGFGGEGIEVFLYILEGRVKVKNVDKEEELTEGGYIYSPDGNLVSFENIGDTPARAFLYKRRYNRIEGHQAYTVCGNIGDVPFTPYEGMEDVGVKDFLPSASDIGFDMNFHILSFKPGACHGYIETHIQEHGAYIYSGEGMYNLDNHWIPVKKGDYLFMGAYSLQAAYGVGRNEEFAYVYSKDCNRDAEL, encoded by the coding sequence ATGAGCTATCTAAATCACATAACAGGGTACCGGGAAGACATTTTATCAAGCCGTTCCATCGTAAAAAGGGGGAACTTCGCATTAATAGAACCGGATGGCCTGGTGAAAAATGTGGTACCTGGATTTGAACAATGCGCAGTTACTATTTTAGCCTCTCCAAAGCTGGGAGCTTCCTTCGTAGATTATCTGGTAACAATGGAGCAGGGCGGAGGCCATCCAAAGGGATTTGGAGGAGAAGGGATCGAAGTATTCCTCTATATTCTGGAAGGCAGGGTAAAGGTGAAAAATGTAGATAAGGAAGAAGAACTGACAGAAGGCGGTTACATTTATTCTCCTGATGGAAATTTGGTAAGCTTTGAAAATATAGGAGATACCCCGGCAAGGGCATTTTTATATAAGAGGCGCTATAACAGAATCGAGGGACACCAGGCTTATACGGTTTGCGGAAATATTGGAGATGTGCCGTTTACTCCTTATGAGGGAATGGAAGATGTAGGAGTTAAGGACTTTCTGCCGTCAGCATCTGACATTGGATTTGATATGAATTTTCATATCTTAAGCTTTAAGCCCGGGGCCTGCCATGGCTATATTGAAACCCATATCCAGGAGCATGGCGCATACATCTATTCAGGGGAAGGAATGTACAACCTGGATAATCACTGGATTCCTGTTAAAAAGGGTGACTATCTGTTTATGGGTGCTTATAGCCTGCAGGCTGCATATGGAGTAGGACGAAATGAAGAATTTGCCTATGTGTATTCAAAAGACTGTAACAGGGATGCAGAACTATAA
- the allC gene encoding allantoate deiminase, with protein MDISINEIREALDWMSSYGKNQIGGMTRLLYSRSWLEVQLALKEKFEQIGMETRFDEVGNLYGRIIGTEPESGTIATGSHVDTVVNGGNLDGQLGIFGGYLAVKNLLENHGRPKKNLEVISMAEEEGSRFPYVFWGSKNLFGLAKKEEVENLTDSEGIKFVDAMHECGFDFKKDAVGSMNDVKAFIELHIEQGNTLEMEGKSVGVITGIVGQRRYNITLKGEANHAGTTLMKYRKDVVQVFSEIVYDSLHKARAIGDPLVLTFGKIEVKPNTVNVVPGEALFTMDCRHTDKALLKSITTELEENMKHIAKKHGVEIDLDIWMDEKPVPMNDEMIRLIEKVCREKSLNYRMMHSGAGHDSQIIAPRIPTGMLFVPSIKGISHNPAEQTELSDLKQGIEALTSSLYELSYQ; from the coding sequence GACTGGATGTCCTCTTATGGGAAAAACCAAATAGGAGGAATGACCAGGCTCCTTTATTCCAGGAGTTGGCTGGAAGTACAGCTGGCCTTAAAGGAAAAATTTGAGCAAATAGGAATGGAAACTAGGTTTGACGAAGTGGGGAATTTATATGGAAGGATTATTGGAACGGAACCGGAATCCGGTACCATTGCCACAGGCTCCCATGTGGATACGGTAGTGAATGGAGGGAACTTAGACGGTCAGCTTGGAATCTTTGGAGGATACTTAGCTGTTAAGAACCTTCTTGAAAACCATGGAAGACCGAAAAAGAATCTGGAGGTCATTTCCATGGCAGAAGAGGAGGGAAGCAGATTCCCCTATGTTTTCTGGGGAAGCAAAAACTTATTTGGCCTGGCAAAAAAAGAAGAGGTCGAAAATCTCACAGATTCAGAAGGAATCAAATTCGTGGATGCCATGCATGAGTGCGGATTTGACTTTAAAAAGGATGCTGTTGGTTCCATGAACGATGTAAAGGCATTTATTGAGCTGCATATCGAGCAGGGAAATACCCTTGAGATGGAAGGAAAATCCGTAGGAGTGATCACTGGAATCGTGGGGCAGAGAAGATATAACATCACCTTAAAAGGTGAAGCAAACCATGCCGGCACAACTCTCATGAAATACAGAAAGGATGTAGTCCAGGTATTTTCTGAAATCGTATATGATTCCTTACATAAAGCCAGAGCCATAGGGGACCCGTTGGTTTTAACCTTTGGAAAAATAGAAGTAAAACCCAATACCGTAAACGTGGTCCCGGGAGAAGCTTTGTTCACAATGGATTGCCGCCATACGGATAAAGCTCTTTTAAAAAGCATAACTACCGAGCTGGAAGAAAACATGAAGCATATCGCAAAAAAACATGGGGTGGAAATAGATTTAGACATATGGATGGATGAGAAGCCTGTTCCAATGAATGATGAAATGATCCGGCTCATAGAGAAGGTTTGCAGGGAAAAAAGCTTGAATTACCGGATGATGCACAGCGGTGCAGGCCATGATTCCCAGATCATAGCGCCCAGGATTCCTACCGGCATGCTTTTTGTCCCAAGCATTAAGGGAATCAGCCATAATCCGGCGGAACAGACAGAACTATCGGATTTGAAGCAGGGAATTGAGGCATTAACGTCATCTCTATATGAATTATCATATCAATAG
- a CDS encoding DUF1116 domain-containing protein: MLYNTIDDANQAVIQKIILASPVLLDVIPAKTVMKELNQGKVLLHAGPPIRWENMTSSMKGSCIGAALFEKWAATKEEAVKLLSQGEVDFIPCHHVDAVGPMGGITSANMPVFVVENTTDGNRAYCSMNEGIGKVLRFGAYSSEVILRLGWMRDVLGPVLSIALKESEKGLAINPMIAKAIAMGDEFHQRNIAASLLFLKEMSPVISGLSIEEEKKKEVIQFLADTDQFFLNIMMAAAKAVMDGARKITEGTIVTAMCRNGENFGIRISGMMDEWFTAPVNTPQGLYFTGYSGEDASPDIGDSAITETFGVGGMAMIAAPAVTRFVGTGGFQDALRISNEMMEIVIGQNPNFTIPTWDFQGTCLGIDARKVVETGITPVINTGIAHKEAGVGQIGAGTVHPPIECFQKAVMAYAKKLGYKG, encoded by the coding sequence ATGTTGTACAATACAATCGACGATGCAAATCAGGCGGTCATACAGAAAATAATCCTTGCTTCACCGGTTTTATTGGATGTGATACCGGCTAAAACCGTGATGAAAGAATTAAATCAGGGTAAGGTACTTCTCCATGCAGGACCGCCTATCCGGTGGGAAAATATGACCAGCTCTATGAAAGGCTCCTGTATAGGTGCCGCCCTGTTTGAAAAATGGGCGGCTACCAAGGAGGAAGCAGTGAAGCTTTTAAGCCAGGGAGAGGTGGATTTTATTCCCTGTCACCATGTGGATGCAGTAGGACCTATGGGAGGCATTACTTCTGCTAACATGCCAGTATTTGTAGTAGAAAATACCACGGATGGGAACAGGGCCTATTGTTCCATGAATGAAGGAATTGGCAAAGTTCTCAGGTTTGGTGCATATTCCAGTGAGGTGATCCTAAGATTAGGCTGGATGAGAGATGTACTGGGACCGGTACTTTCTATAGCGCTTAAGGAGTCTGAAAAGGGGCTTGCTATTAATCCAATGATCGCAAAGGCCATTGCCATGGGGGATGAATTCCATCAAAGGAATATTGCAGCTTCCCTTCTATTCTTAAAAGAGATGTCCCCAGTCATATCAGGTCTTTCCATAGAAGAGGAGAAGAAAAAAGAAGTCATTCAGTTTCTGGCTGACACGGATCAGTTCTTCTTAAATATTATGATGGCAGCTGCCAAGGCGGTAATGGATGGGGCGCGAAAGATCACAGAAGGTACCATTGTGACAGCAATGTGCAGAAATGGAGAAAACTTTGGGATCAGGATCAGCGGCATGATGGATGAGTGGTTTACAGCTCCTGTAAACACTCCCCAGGGCCTTTACTTTACAGGATATTCCGGAGAGGATGCCAGTCCGGATATAGGAGACAGCGCCATCACGGAAACCTTTGGCGTAGGAGGAATGGCAATGATCGCAGCACCTGCTGTTACCAGGTTTGTAGGAACAGGCGGCTTTCAGGATGCACTTCGCATCAGCAATGAGATGATGGAGATTGTCATTGGCCAGAATCCCAATTTTACCATTCCTACATGGGATTTTCAGGGAACCTGCCTGGGCATTGATGCGAGAAAGGTAGTAGAAACAGGGATCACTCCTGTGATCAATACGGGAATCGCCCATAAGGAAGCCGGTGTAGGGCAGATAGGAGCGGGAACCGTTCATCCGCCTATTGAATGCTTCCAAAAAGCAGTGATGGCTTATGCAAAAAAACTGGGATATAAAGGGTAA
- a CDS encoding DUF2877 domain-containing protein has protein sequence MRSLSVKLAASELFEALKEDEAYRIHSQFESGCNLALPPFLCFIGNKNEALVPYGILLDKEDLPVLLKQAASSSCFRWNEKERTLYSDSIRLCLKNTRKYSSFIQKRDYSIDCEGLSMFERLIDWNLPTGFGESIGSFLITEKKEVEELYQAFSKPKEEAEKTIKRWIGRGRGLTPSGDDFLMGLLYMDRICPILEMPFLQSLKALIDHQYTTDISGHYYHCALEGYFNYVLVELLDALIQKNSPQMKMCIDRIKMIGSTSGCDMLLGMAAGVNFIKGEANI, from the coding sequence ATGAGAAGCTTATCAGTAAAGTTGGCAGCGTCAGAGCTGTTTGAAGCATTAAAAGAAGATGAAGCTTATAGAATCCACAGCCAATTTGAGAGTGGATGCAATCTGGCGCTTCCTCCGTTCCTTTGCTTTATTGGAAATAAAAACGAAGCCCTGGTTCCATATGGTATTTTATTAGATAAGGAGGATCTGCCTGTATTACTGAAACAGGCAGCCTCCTCCAGCTGTTTTCGGTGGAATGAGAAAGAAAGGACCTTGTATTCGGATTCCATCCGGCTTTGCTTAAAAAATACCCGGAAATACAGCAGCTTTATTCAGAAAAGGGATTATTCCATAGACTGTGAAGGGCTTTCCATGTTTGAGAGGCTCATTGATTGGAATCTTCCTACAGGATTTGGGGAATCCATAGGCTCTTTTTTGATAACAGAGAAAAAAGAAGTGGAGGAATTATATCAGGCATTTTCCAAACCAAAAGAAGAGGCTGAGAAAACGATAAAGAGATGGATCGGAAGAGGGAGGGGGCTGACGCCTTCAGGTGATGACTTTCTTATGGGGCTTCTATATATGGACAGAATTTGCCCTATATTGGAAATGCCTTTTCTTCAGAGCTTAAAGGCACTCATTGACCATCAATACACCACAGATATCAGCGGACATTATTATCATTGTGCATTGGAAGGGTATTTTAATTATGTTTTGGTGGAACTGCTGGACGCCTTGATTCAAAAGAACTCTCCGCAAATGAAGATGTGTATAGACAGGATAAAGATGATAGGTTCTACCTCCGGCTGCGATATGTTGTTAGGTATGGCAGCAGGGGTTAATTTTATCAAAGGTGAAGCAAACATATAA
- the allD gene encoding ureidoglycolate dehydrogenase: MRLTEGQLHELISNKLQKAGLTKEHADITADILTWSDARGIHSHGAVRVEYYSERIAKGGITIQPEFKFEKTGPASGIFHGDNGSGYAAAVLSMKEAIKMAKETGVAVVGAKHISHSGSLGYYVEMAAEENLVSISMCQSDPMAVPYGGSEPYYGTNPIAFGAPGADGRNIIFDMATTVQAWGKVLYARSKKEPIPNTWAVDVNGNPTTDSTLVNALVPIAEAKGYGLMMMVDVLSGILLGLPFGKHVSSMYEDLSKGRDLGQLHIVLDPNKFVGLDQFKENITTTMEELAAIKPAEGFEKVCYPGERGLLRKAGYDKDGIEIVDDIYQYLISEDIHYNRYDHKNKFAE, encoded by the coding sequence ATGAGATTAACGGAAGGACAATTACATGAATTAATCAGCAATAAGCTTCAAAAGGCAGGGCTTACCAAGGAACATGCGGATATTACCGCAGATATCCTTACATGGTCTGATGCAAGAGGGATCCATTCCCATGGAGCCGTCAGAGTAGAGTATTATTCGGAACGGATAGCAAAAGGCGGTATCACCATTCAGCCGGAATTTAAATTCGAGAAAACAGGCCCGGCAAGCGGAATATTCCATGGAGACAATGGCTCAGGCTATGCAGCGGCAGTGCTTTCCATGAAAGAAGCCATTAAAATGGCGAAGGAAACAGGGGTTGCAGTGGTTGGAGCCAAGCATATTTCCCACAGCGGCAGCTTGGGATATTATGTGGAGATGGCCGCTGAAGAAAACCTGGTTTCCATCTCCATGTGCCAGTCCGACCCAATGGCAGTTCCTTACGGAGGATCAGAACCTTACTATGGAACCAATCCCATTGCCTTTGGAGCTCCGGGAGCTGATGGCAGAAATATCATATTTGATATGGCGACTACGGTTCAGGCCTGGGGAAAGGTACTGTATGCCAGGTCTAAGAAGGAACCCATTCCAAACACCTGGGCAGTGGATGTAAACGGCAACCCCACAACCGATTCCACGTTAGTAAATGCCCTTGTCCCTATTGCAGAAGCGAAAGGATACGGACTGATGATGATGGTGGATGTGCTGTCAGGCATCCTTTTGGGCCTGCCCTTTGGAAAACATGTAAGCAGCATGTACGAAGACTTATCAAAAGGCAGAGATCTGGGACAGCTGCATATTGTACTGGATCCAAACAAATTTGTAGGCCTGGATCAATTTAAAGAAAACATAACCACTACCATGGAGGAACTGGCCGCTATTAAGCCGGCAGAAGGTTTTGAAAAGGTGTGCTATCCGGGAGAACGGGGGCTTTTGAGAAAGGCCGGTTATGACAAGGATGGGATAGAAATCGTAGATGATATCTATCAATACTTGATCAGTGAAGATATCCATTACAACCGCTACGACCACAAGAACAAATTTGCCGAGTAA
- the fdrA gene encoding acyl-CoA synthetase FdrA, whose product MIKTIIRKGSYQDSVVLMLLTNKISSMPGIHKVSIMMATPANKDLFKASGLETPELMEAQSNDMAIVVDVESEEIIGQVLKEAEEFLNNQSKSSSGNEEKHIVSSWEQAIKRMPDANLAVLSIPGMYAAAEAERALDENLNVFIFSDNVSKKDEIYLKQKAHERGLLVMGPDCGTGIIKGVPIAFTNHVRMGKIGVIGASGTGIQEVTTIIDHLGEGVANAIGTGGRDLSGEVGGITMLDAIDAMEKDPQVEVVVILSKPPAKEVRDVIVNRLWDYEKPVVTLFLGEKPEIHEENFYHACTLDEAARIAVSLVRNEEIAKDTWKPEVQEGFKKEDHKTIKGYYSGGTLAAEAVMLIKDTIGITGAGGKQEGYLLNTQGYTIIDLGDDIYTVGKPHPMIDPTNRISCMKQALEEEQTGVILFDLVLGYGSHEDMAGVLVPGILDMMEQVKKQGRKVYFVSTICGTRGDMQNYDMQKKKLEDIGVILCTSNKRAVETALSLIGHPYVEKEKTILPREKMKADKDHTVSEKIMELFGQKPRVINIGLKGFADVLEEFSCKVVQYQWTPPAGGDLEMIKALQYLRGYKFSGL is encoded by the coding sequence ATGATTAAAACGATAATTCGTAAAGGAAGTTATCAGGATTCCGTGGTTCTTATGTTGCTGACAAATAAAATTTCCTCCATGCCGGGAATACATAAAGTCTCCATTATGATGGCAACACCCGCAAACAAAGACTTATTTAAGGCGAGCGGTCTGGAGACTCCTGAATTAATGGAAGCTCAGTCCAATGATATGGCAATTGTGGTAGATGTGGAATCAGAGGAGATCATAGGGCAGGTTTTAAAAGAGGCGGAGGAATTTCTAAACAACCAGTCCAAAAGTTCCTCCGGAAATGAAGAAAAACACATCGTATCCTCCTGGGAACAGGCTATTAAAAGAATGCCGGATGCCAATCTGGCAGTCCTGTCCATACCTGGTATGTATGCGGCGGCTGAGGCCGAAAGGGCACTTGATGAGAATTTAAACGTATTTATTTTCAGCGACAATGTATCAAAAAAGGATGAAATATATCTGAAACAAAAGGCTCATGAAAGAGGCCTTCTGGTCATGGGACCGGATTGCGGGACTGGTATTATCAAGGGGGTTCCCATCGCCTTTACCAACCATGTCAGGATGGGAAAGATTGGAGTCATTGGTGCATCCGGTACAGGAATCCAGGAGGTTACCACCATCATAGACCATCTTGGGGAAGGGGTGGCAAATGCCATCGGCACAGGCGGCCGGGATTTATCGGGGGAAGTAGGCGGAATCACCATGCTTGATGCCATTGACGCCATGGAAAAGGATCCCCAGGTAGAGGTGGTGGTCATCCTGTCAAAGCCTCCGGCAAAAGAAGTAAGAGATGTGATTGTAAACAGGCTTTGGGATTATGAAAAGCCTGTGGTGACCCTGTTCCTTGGGGAGAAGCCGGAGATACATGAGGAGAATTTCTACCATGCCTGCACCCTGGATGAGGCAGCCAGGATCGCGGTTTCTTTAGTAAGAAACGAAGAAATTGCAAAGGATACATGGAAACCGGAGGTACAGGAAGGATTTAAAAAGGAAGACCATAAGACGATAAAAGGCTATTATTCCGGAGGAACTCTGGCGGCGGAGGCTGTAATGCTTATAAAGGATACCATTGGCATTACCGGAGCAGGAGGAAAGCAGGAAGGTTATCTGCTTAATACACAGGGCTATACCATCATAGATCTGGGAGATGACATCTATACCGTGGGAAAACCGCATCCCATGATCGACCCCACAAACAGGATCTCATGCATGAAGCAGGCCCTGGAGGAAGAGCAGACAGGAGTCATTCTGTTCGATCTGGTACTGGGATATGGTTCTCATGAGGACATGGCCGGAGTTCTTGTTCCGGGGATCCTGGATATGATGGAACAGGTGAAAAAGCAGGGGCGAAAGGTTTATTTTGTATCGACGATTTGCGGAACCAGAGGGGATATGCAGAATTATGATATGCAGAAGAAAAAACTGGAAGATATCGGTGTCATACTTTGTACCAGCAATAAAAGAGCGGTGGAAACAGCTCTCTCACTGATCGGCCATCCATACGTGGAGAAGGAAAAAACGATTCTTCCCAGGGAAAAGATGAAGGCAGATAAGGATCATACCGTATCCGAAAAGATTATGGAATTGTTCGGGCAAAAACCCAGAGTCATCAATATCGGACTGAAAGGTTTTGCCGATGTACTGGAAGAATTCTCATGTAAGGTCGTGCAGTATCAATGGACGCCGCCTGCAGGAGGGGATTTAGAGATGATCAAAGCCCTGCAGTATTTAAGAGGTTACAAGTTTTCCGGGCTGTAG